From a single Oscillospiraceae bacterium genomic region:
- the buk gene encoding butyrate kinase: MLVLAINPGSTSTKIAVFDENQCRIIDKTVYHGTSETRLLDGVLAQKDMRMRYVLDTLKENGIAPESITAVVGRGGIIKPIDSGTYIVNEAMIRDLKSASALVHASTLGGIIAYDIAKIFGLPAYVVDPVVVDEMEPCAKLSGIPGIERRSVFHALNTKEVTRRAAKQLNIEYENGRFIVAHMGGGITVGAHMYGRVVDVNDAMAGEGPFTPERCGAIPVTGIIEMCYSGKTKEEMMRFVSGGGGMSAYLGTNDLREVEQMIKTQDEFAALVMDSMAYQVAKEIGAMSAVLEGRVNAIVLTGGLAHSNRFTGAIKRRVDLIAPVLVYPGEDEMLALSAGAIRVLKGEERAKEYK, from the coding sequence ATGTTGGTTCTTGCCATCAATCCGGGCTCAACGTCCACAAAAATTGCGGTATTTGACGAAAATCAATGCCGCATCATCGATAAAACCGTCTATCACGGCACGTCCGAGACCCGCCTGTTAGACGGCGTTTTGGCGCAGAAAGACATGCGCATGCGGTATGTGCTGGATACGCTGAAAGAAAACGGCATCGCCCCCGAATCCATCACGGCGGTTGTCGGGCGCGGCGGTATCATCAAGCCCATCGACTCGGGCACCTATATTGTCAACGAGGCCATGATCCGCGATTTAAAAAGCGCCTCGGCGCTCGTTCACGCATCCACCCTCGGCGGAATCATCGCTTATGATATTGCAAAAATATTCGGTCTGCCCGCCTATGTCGTCGATCCCGTCGTCGTCGATGAAATGGAACCCTGCGCCAAGCTCTCGGGTATCCCGGGCATTGAACGCCGAAGTGTCTTCCATGCCCTGAACACCAAGGAAGTCACCCGCCGCGCCGCCAAACAGCTGAATATCGAATACGAGAACGGACGGTTCATCGTGGCGCATATGGGCGGCGGAATCACGGTCGGTGCGCATATGTATGGGCGGGTAGTCGACGTCAACGACGCCATGGCGGGCGAAGGGCCTTTCACCCCGGAACGCTGCGGTGCGATTCCGGTGACCGGCATCATTGAAATGTGCTATTCGGGCAAGACCAAAGAGGAGATGATGCGGTTTGTCTCGGGCGGCGGCGGAATGTCGGCGTATTTGGGGACAAACGACCTGCGCGAAGTGGAGCAGATGATCAAAACCCAGGACGAATTCGCCGCTTTGGTCATGGATTCGATGGCCTATCAGGTCGCAAAGGAGATCGGCGCCATGTCTGCGGTACTCGAAGGCCGCGTCAATGCCATCGTCCTCACGGGCGGTCTCGCGCATTCCAATCGTTTCACCGGCGCCATCAAGCGCAGAGTCGACCTCATCGCCCCGGTTTTAGTCTACCCGGGCGAAGACGAGATGCTCGCACTTTCTGCCGGCGCCATCCGCGTTCTCAAAGGCGAAGAACGCGCCAAAGAGTATAAGTGA
- a CDS encoding ECF transporter S component, whose product MRNQRVSYLTRLSVLVAIIVVMTVLNIGNIPIGPIVATIYHLPVIIGAIILGPTAGLILGGFWGLLGFILAFTGNTTDVVALTIIQQSPLLYFVIAFFPRLFMGGLAGLTSRGFDRLFKKRRYLGFIFTGAISSLYNTIFYLGALWLLVAPVIADIYSISIKAVGGVVIGVATSYGLVEAGIAAVLVSAVCAALVKFLPYNTARNKEKA is encoded by the coding sequence ATGCGTAATCAAAGGGTATCCTATCTGACGCGCCTTTCTGTGCTCGTCGCCATCATCGTCGTAATGACCGTCCTGAACATCGGGAACATTCCGATCGGACCGATTGTCGCGACGATTTATCATCTGCCGGTCATCATCGGCGCAATCATTCTGGGCCCGACAGCCGGACTGATTTTAGGCGGATTTTGGGGATTACTCGGTTTTATTCTGGCGTTTACCGGCAATACGACCGACGTCGTGGCGCTCACCATCATCCAGCAAAGCCCGCTGCTCTATTTCGTCATCGCATTTTTCCCGCGCCTTTTCATGGGCGGTCTTGCGGGACTGACATCGCGCGGCTTCGACAGGCTCTTCAAAAAACGCCGCTATCTTGGTTTTATATTCACCGGCGCAATCAGTTCGCTTTATAACACGATTTTCTACCTCGGCGCACTCTGGCTGCTGGTCGCTCCGGTGATCGCGGACATCTATTCCATCTCCATCAAAGCCGTCGGCGGTGTTGTCATCGGCGTCGCGACTTCATATGGTCTTGTCGAGGCGGGTATCGCCGCTGTTTTGGTTTCGGCTGTCTGCGCCGCGCTGGTGAAGTTTCTGCCGTATAACACGGCGCGCAATAAGGAAAAAGCATAA
- a CDS encoding type III pantothenate kinase, protein MLLMFDIGNSNITIGAYEGDDLLFVSRIKTDPSRMTDQYFAEIREILKLHEVAPQADGAVISSVVPQLTSTFADGIRKYHNVEPMVVGAGIKTGLDIKIENPAQTGADLVATAVGALTEFKPPLIIFDLGTATKATVVLPEKRFIGGIIAPGVQISLDALSSRTAQLPHIDLKKPKKVIGDNTIDCMRSGVIFGTAAMVDGMIDRMEEELGQKCTIIVTGGLSDTISGCCRHELHLRPNLILQGLLAIYNLNSSSKKS, encoded by the coding sequence ATGCTCTTGATGTTCGACATCGGAAACTCCAATATTACCATCGGTGCTTACGAGGGCGACGACCTGTTGTTTGTCTCCCGTATCAAAACCGACCCTTCACGCATGACCGACCAGTATTTTGCCGAGATCCGCGAGATATTAAAGCTGCACGAAGTCGCGCCGCAGGCGGACGGGGCGGTCATCAGCTCGGTTGTGCCGCAGTTGACCTCAACTTTCGCCGACGGCATCCGCAAATACCACAACGTCGAGCCGATGGTGGTCGGCGCGGGCATCAAAACCGGCCTCGACATCAAAATCGAGAACCCGGCTCAGACCGGTGCAGATTTGGTTGCGACCGCAGTCGGCGCATTGACCGAATTTAAACCTCCGCTCATCATCTTCGACCTCGGCACCGCCACCAAAGCCACGGTCGTCCTGCCGGAAAAACGTTTTATCGGCGGCATTATCGCACCGGGTGTGCAGATCTCGCTTGATGCACTCTCTTCACGCACGGCTCAGCTGCCGCATATTGACCTGAAAAAGCCCAAAAAGGTCATCGGCGACAACACGATTGACTGTATGCGTTCCGGCGTGATTTTCGGCACCGCCGCAATGGTGGACGGTATGATCGACCGCATGGAGGAGGAACTCGGCCAAAAATGCACCATCATCGTCACCGGAGGACTCTCCGACACCATCTCCGGCTGCTGCCGCCACGAACTCCATCTGCGTCCGAATTTAATTCTGCAGGGCCTGCTTGCGATCTATAACCTCAATTCAAGTTCCAAAAAATCATAA
- the cysS gene encoding cysteine--tRNA ligase has product MRIYNSLTAEKEEFIPIEPGKVKMYTCGPTVYHFAHIGNLRTYIMEDVLEKYLRFAGYDVKRAMNITDVGHLSSDADTGEDKMLKGAKREHKSVMEIAQFYTDAFFADCEKLNINKPEIILPATSCVDGFIEMVSALLKKGYAYEAGGNIYFDTSKLKEYYVFNKQDEKDLAVGVREGVEEDANKRSKTDFVLWFTKSKFDDQELKWDSPWGMGYPGWHIECSCISLRTLGERLDIHCGGVDNIFPHHTNEIAQSEAYLGHKWCNYWFHVRHLNTNSGKMSKSSGEFLTVSFLEKQGYDPLAYRFFCLLSHYRKSLMFSDEALDNAVSAYDKLVCKIATLEKEGEIDDKAVETYIAQFKESMDNDLNTSLAITAIYDTLKSDANGATKRAILAKFDTVLSLGLLEAAEKFLASQAPCPLGTDTEILTQIELRSAAKKAKNFAEADRIRDELKARGILLTDTPQGTTYTKS; this is encoded by the coding sequence ATGAGGATTTACAATTCCCTCACCGCCGAAAAAGAAGAATTCATCCCGATCGAGCCGGGCAAGGTAAAAATGTACACCTGCGGCCCGACCGTTTATCACTTTGCCCATATCGGCAACCTGCGCACCTATATCATGGAGGACGTGCTCGAAAAATACCTGCGCTTTGCCGGATATGACGTCAAGCGCGCCATGAACATCACTGATGTAGGCCACCTGTCCAGCGACGCCGACACCGGTGAGGATAAGATGCTCAAAGGCGCAAAGCGCGAACATAAGAGCGTCATGGAGATTGCACAGTTTTATACCGACGCTTTTTTCGCCGACTGCGAAAAGCTGAACATCAACAAGCCCGAGATCATCCTACCCGCAACAAGCTGCGTCGACGGGTTCATCGAAATGGTTTCCGCCCTGCTGAAAAAGGGTTATGCCTACGAAGCCGGCGGCAATATCTATTTCGACACCTCCAAACTCAAAGAATATTACGTTTTTAATAAACAGGACGAAAAAGACCTCGCCGTCGGCGTACGCGAGGGCGTCGAAGAAGACGCCAATAAGCGCAGCAAGACCGATTTCGTGCTGTGGTTCACCAAGTCCAAATTCGACGATCAGGAACTCAAATGGGACAGCCCGTGGGGCATGGGATATCCCGGCTGGCACATCGAGTGTTCCTGCATCTCGTTGCGCACACTCGGCGAACGGCTCGACATCCACTGCGGCGGCGTCGATAATATCTTCCCGCACCATACCAACGAAATTGCCCAAAGCGAGGCGTATTTGGGGCATAAATGGTGCAATTACTGGTTCCATGTGCGCCATCTGAACACCAATTCCGGCAAAATGAGCAAGTCTTCGGGTGAATTTTTAACTGTTTCGTTCTTGGAAAAGCAGGGCTACGACCCGCTGGCCTACCGCTTCTTCTGCCTGTTGTCGCACTACCGTAAATCGCTGATGTTCTCCGACGAAGCGCTCGACAACGCCGTCTCTGCATATGATAAACTCGTCTGCAAAATCGCAACCCTCGAAAAAGAGGGCGAAATCGACGACAAGGCCGTCGAAACCTATATCGCTCAGTTCAAAGAGTCCATGGACAACGACCTGAATACCTCTTTGGCCATCACCGCCATTTACGACACGCTCAAATCCGATGCCAACGGCGCCACCAAACGCGCGATTCTCGCAAAATTCGATACGGTGCTATCGCTCGGATTGCTCGAAGCCGCCGAAAAATTCCTGGCCTCGCAGGCGCCATGCCCGCTCGGAACCGACACCGAGATTTTAACGCAGATCGAGCTACGCTCGGCGGCTAAAAAAGCCAAAAATTTTGCCGAAGCCGACCGTATCCGCGACGAACTCAAAGCCCGCGGCATCCTCCTGACCGACACCCCCCAAGGCACGACCTACACCAAATCGTAG
- the cysE gene encoding serine O-acetyltransferase, with product MSCKYDIERIMDCDPAAVSAAQVFFLYSGFRAVRRHRVAHWLYEHKFRFLAFWYAKTTRRRTGIEIHPAAKIGKGLFIDHGMGVVIGETAEIGDNCTLYQGVTLGGTGKHTGKRHPTLGDNVMVGAGAKVLGPFKVGNNSKIAAGAVVLEEIPENCTAVGVPARVVSRNGERVVQDLDQIHIPDPVAQELCRLQMEIDNIKKELKTT from the coding sequence ATGAGCTGCAAATACGACATTGAACGCATTATGGACTGCGACCCTGCGGCCGTCAGCGCCGCTCAGGTCTTTTTCCTCTACTCGGGTTTCCGTGCGGTACGCCGCCATCGGGTAGCCCATTGGCTCTACGAACATAAATTTCGTTTTCTTGCATTTTGGTATGCCAAAACCACCCGCCGCCGCACCGGCATCGAGATTCACCCCGCCGCCAAAATCGGCAAGGGGCTGTTCATCGACCACGGTATGGGGGTTGTCATCGGCGAAACCGCCGAGATCGGCGACAACTGCACGCTTTATCAGGGTGTGACGCTGGGCGGCACCGGCAAACACACCGGCAAACGCCATCCGACCCTCGGGGATAACGTCATGGTCGGCGCGGGCGCAAAAGTTCTCGGCCCGTTCAAAGTCGGCAACAATTCCAAAATCGCAGCCGGCGCGGTCGTACTCGAAGAGATTCCCGAAAACTGCACCGCCGTGGGTGTTCCGGCCCGCGTGGTCTCGCGCAACGGCGAGCGCGTGGTGCAGGACCTCGACCAGATACATATCCCCGATCCGGTCGCACAGGAACTCTGCCGCCTGCAAATGGAGATCGACAATATCAAAAAGGAACTCAAGACCACGTAA